DNA from Sorangium aterium:
GAGGCCCGGCACCTTCTGCAGGAAGCTCAGCCGATCCACGCCCGCGAACGGGAAGATCGCCGCGATGAAGTGCGCCCGCTCGTGCAGCCGGCGCTCGACCACCGCGGCCATCCAGCGGCGCATCGGCGCGAGCTCGAACACCGCCTGCACCTGGATGAAGCTCGCGCCCGCGTCGATCTTCGCGGCGAGCCGGTCCATCGCCCCGGGGATCGCCTGCTCCGCGCACGGGAAATCGATGGTCCCGACGTGGAAGTAGGGCGCCGGCGAGACGACGTCGCCGTTGAAGAGCTTCCCCTCGCGCGTCAGCCGGCGGGTCAGCTCGATCGCCGCGTAGCTGTCGACGTCGCTCACCTCCTTCGCGTCGGGATCGGAGCCGATGGCGCACGGGTAGCCGCCGAGGACGATGATGTTCGAGAGCCCCAGCGCCGCCATGCCGAGGAGGTCGCCCTGGAGGGCGATCTTGTTCTTGTGGCGGAGCGAGAACTGGAGAACCGGCTCGAGCCCCTCCTGCTTCACGAAATGGCCGACTGCCATGTTGGCGCAGCGCGCCTGCGAGAGCAGGTGATCGTTGATCTGCACCACATCCACACAGCCCGCCATATTTCGGGCGTGCTTCAGCAGCTTCTCCAGATCGTAGTGACGCGGGGGCGTCAGCTCGGCGGAAACGAGGAACTGGCGCTCGCTGAGGAGGCGCTCCATCTTCGACTTCGTCACCATCTCCTGCTCCTTCCGTCACTCGACGAACCTGAGGACTCCGTCACTCGACGAACCTGAGGACCCGGACCTTGGCCCCGCTCCGGCCGTGGAACCGCGCGGCCGCGCTCGCGATGCGCGCCGCCTCGGCCCGCGCCAGGCTGCAGGGGAACCCATACTTCTTGAAGACCCGCTCGCTCGCGATATCGAGCGCCGTCCGGCAACGCGACACGAAGTCGTCGAGATCGTAGCTCTCCCCGACGTCGAGGTGCTCCTTCACGACGAGCGACGGAGAGTAACAGACCTGCTGCTCGCCGCTCGGCCACTCGATAACAAATCGCATCTCCGGCATATGTCGCTCGCTCGTCCTACGTTCGGCGGGATCCAAGGAACTCGCGGTACACGCCGGCCGCGATGCGGGCCGATCGATCCCACGTGTACCGGGCCGCGGTCTCGAGCCCCGCGGCGCGGAGGCGCCGCCTCACGCCCTCGTCCAGGATAGCCTCCATTGCGCCGGCGAGATCGTCTGTTCTCGAGGGATCGACGAGCAGCGCGCTCTCGCCGTCCGCGAGGAACTCGGTGAAGGGAGGTTGCGCAGAGCTCACCACCGGCGCCCCGGAGGCCATCGCCTCCAGCAGGACGAGCCCGAACCCCTCGCGGACGGACGGAAAGACGAACGCGTCGGCCAGCCGGTAGAGCGGCGGGATCAGCGCGTCGGGCAGCACGCCCGCGAGGACGAGCGGCGGCGGCGACGCGCCTGCAGGCGGGGGCCATACACCGCCTTCGCGCGCGATCGCCTCGAACTCGCGCTGGTAAGGCGCGTAGTCGAACAGCGTCTCTCCGCCGGCGATGACGAGCTGGGCTCGGGGCAATCGCCTCCGCACCGACAGGAACGCCTTGAGCAGGCCGATCGAGTTCTTGCGCGGCTCGACGCCGCCCACGGTCACGTAGAGCGGCGATCCGGTGGCATTGAGGCGCGCGCGCAGCGCCTCGTCCCGCTCGTCGGGCGTGGACGTGTAGCGGCGCAGGCTCACGCCGTTCGGGACGATCGCCGCGCCGACGCCGTGCTCGGCCCGGAGCGCCTCCCTCCAGGCCTCGCTGACCACGAGGCACGCGTCGGCCTCGCGCACGGAGCGGTCCTGGCAGGCGCGCAGGTACGGGCTGTCGTAGTCGTCGAGGTGGTGCACCGTCCGGATGAAATGCGGGACGCGCCCCTCGGCGCGCAGGGCCGCGAGCGCGTTCGCGCTGATGCAATCCTGGGAGTGCCAGACGTCGTGCCGCGCCCCGAGGCGGCGCAGCCCGTCCTCGAACTCCGCGATGCGCTGCTTCACGACCGCGTCGATCCCCGCCTGCGGGGGCGCGGCGGGCACGAGGACCGAGGGGCAGCGCGGCGCGCGGTAGAAGCCGCCCTGGTCCTTGTTCAGCGCGTAGATGCAGACCGAGACGCCGAGGTCGTGGAGCGCCTCGGCGAGCTCGACCGTGTGCACGACGCCGCCGCGCGGCTTGGTCGAGTAGGTGAGGAGCGCGACCGAGAGCGGCGCGCCGGAGGCAGCGCGCGCGCTCATCGCGCGCCCTCGCGCGCGAGCCCGGTGAGCGGCTCCGCGGAGAGGTCCCAGAGCGTCTGCCGCTCGCCGGCGGCCTGGAGGGTGAGCCGCCGCGAGCCGTCGACGGCGCCGACCGCCGCGCTCGCGATGCCCCGCCTCGCGAACGCCGAGAGCACGTCGCCGGCGACCCCGGGGCGCACGCTGAGCAGGAAGCCGTAGCTCGGGAACGCGAGCAGCCAGCGCGCGAGCGGGACGTCGCGCGGCCTCGGGACGGCCTCCAGATCGAGCACCGCGCCGGCGCCGGACGTCTCCAGGAGCATGAGCAGCGTCCCCGCGACGCCGCCCATGCTGATGTCCTTGCCCGCGTCGCACAGGCCCGCCTCGGCGAGGGCGGGCAGGACCTCGAGGTCGCCGCGCAGCCGCGCCGGGTCCGCGCCCGTCGAGGCGTTCCAGAACGGGTGCTCCGCGTGCATCGCGCCGCGCAGATCGATCGCCGCGACGAGCACGTCGCCGGGGCGCGCAGCGAAGCTCGTGATGAGCCGCCGCGCCCGGCCCGCGATGGCGACGGCGAGGGCGTTGTAGGGGCTGCGCGCGCTCGTATGCCCTCCAACGATCGGCACGCCGTAGGCGCGCGAGGCGGCGACCATGCCCTCCCAGACCGGCTCCAGCGCGCCGGCCGAGGTCCCCCAGACGACGTCGACCACGGCGATGGGGCGGCCGCCCATCGCGTAGACGTCGCTGACGTTGACCATCACGGCGCTGTAGCCGGCGAACCGCGGGTCCCCTTCGAGGAACGCCGGCCAGATCCCCTCGGCGGCGAGCAGCAGGTAGCCGTCTCCGTCGGGGATGGCCGCGCAGTCGTCGCCGAGCGCCGCGGGCAGCGCGACGGGGCCGGCCGCGGCAGCCGTATCACCCGCGCTGGCCGCGAGCGCTGCGCCGGCCGCGCCCGCCTCGCCGGACAGGTACCGCGCCGGGATCTGCACGTCCCGCTTCGCGAGGATCCCGATCGCGCCGCGCAGCTCGGCCGCGATGCCGCCGAGCATCAGCGGAACCTCTGCCCGGGCGGCGGGCGGGGCTCGTCGCTCGGCGGGTAGCTGTCGAGGTCGGCTTCCATCAGGTGGTGCGGCCTCTCGCGGTGCGATCGCTCCTCGAGCGAGCGCCAGTGGATGCCCTCGAAGAACGGGACGTTGGCCGCCTGAACGAGCGCGAGGAACCGGCGGCACCCCCAGCCGTGGGCGGTGGTGACCGCCTTGTGGACGAGGCCGCGGCCGACAACGCCCTGCTTGCGGTGGGCGCGCTCGACGCCGAGCCGGCCGCCGTACCAGAGGCCGGGCTCCGCCTCGTAGATGCGCACGGTGCCGACGAGCCGCGGGCCCCCAGGCGCCCCGTGCTCCAGGGCGGCGATCGGGAACGCGGAGCCGTCCCAGTCGTCCTCGTCGGTGGTCTTAAACAGCCCTTGCTCGTCGCAGAAGATGGCCCGGCGCAAGCGGAGGTACTCGAGGTACGTGTCCCTGCTCTGCACAAGCTCGAAGCTGTAACGTGGCGTCATCGGAGCTCTCCGAGGTTGGTGTCCATGCCGCGCCGGGTCCCGGCCGCGCCGCGGGCCGGCCTTCTGCCTCGAAGCCCGAGAGCCCCGAGCAGGCGCCGCAGCGGGCGCAGCCCGCCTTCACGTCGGTCGAGCGCAGCCCCGCCCGCGCGAGCAGCGGGCCGATGTGCTCGTAGAGCGCCCGCATGAAGTCCCCCGAGGGCGGCGCGCGATCGGCCCCGGGCGTCCCAGGGATGGGCACGAGCGGGACGAGGAACGGATAGACCCCCAGCGCGATGAGCCGCTCGCTCGCGTCGAGCAGCGAGGCCAGCGAGTCGCCGAGCCCCGCGATGAGGTACGTCGACACCTGGCCGCGCCCGAACACGCGCACGGCCGCCTCGAACGCCTCGAAGTAGCGGGCCACGCTCACCTCGGCCTTGCCCGGCATCGCGGCCGCGCGCACCTCGTCCTCGACCGCCTCGAGGTGCATGCCCAGGCTGTCGACGCCGGCCGCGCGCATCCCTCGAACCAGGCGAAATCGTCGGGCGGCTCGCACTGCGCCTGCACCGGCAGATCGACGCGCGCCTTGATGCCGCGCGCGCAGTCGGCGAGGTGCGCCGCGCCGCGATCCGCCGACCGCGGCGTGCCCGTCGTCAGCGTCACGTGCCGCACCCCGTCGAGCCGCGCCGCCGCCTCGGTGACCTCGCCGAGCTGCTCCGGCGTCTTCTTCGCGATGGTGCGCCCCGCCGCGAGCGACTGCCCGATCGCGCAGAACGTGCAGGCCTTCTCGCGCTCCGTGTACCGGATGCACGTCTGGAGCACCGTCGAGGCGAGGACGTCCGCGCCGTGCAGCAGCGCGATCTTGGGGTAGGGGATGCCGTCCTTCGTCGAGAGGGCATAGAAGCGCGGCGTCTTCACGAGGGCGATGGGCGCGAGCTCCTGGCCGTCCCGCTCCACGGTCCCCGCGCCGTCGCGCCCGAGCCGCGCGACGAACGGCGACGCCGCCGCCTGGTCGGTGTGGATCGGGATCATCACCGTGGCCCCGCGCAGCGTCGCCGCGACGTGCTGGGTCGGCCCCGCGCCGCCGCGCCGCGAGGTCCACGCCGCGCGGCGGCCGTCGCCCTCGCCGGAGGCCTCGCCGGAGGCGGGCTCCGGCGGGGGCGCGGCGCCCGCCTCGGGGGCGCCCTCGGGGGCTTCAGCCAGCCTCAGGCCGAACGATTGGAGCTCGGTGATCAGCGTCTGGGTATCCATGGTCCACCGCCGCAGGGGCAAGGGAGGAGGCCTTGGGGCTGCCCGCGCCGAGCGTTATCGAGCGCTCCGCCGTATCCATCCAAAGCCGCAGCAAGTCGGGCCGGGCGTAGTGCCCCGCCGCATCCATCATCCGCTTTCGCTTCGTGATCAGCGCGAAATCGAGCTCGGCGACGGCCATCCCCTCGCCGTCGGTCACGGGCGGGCACGCGTGCACGCCCTCGGGCGTCACGATCGCCGTCATGCACCCGCCGCGCAGCACGCCCTGGATCTGCTCGTTCGGAGCGACCTCCCGGACCTGCTCGGGCGTCAGGAAGGCCGTGGCGTTCACGACGAAGCAGCCCGATTCCAGCGCGTGGTGCCGGATCGTCACCTCCATCTGCTCGGCGAAGATGGGCCCGACCAGGGAGCCGGGGAACTGGCTGCAATGGATCTGCTCGTGCTGCGCGATGAGCGCGAACCGCGCGAGCGGGTTGTAGTGCTCCCAGCAGGCCAGCGCGCCGAGCCTCCCGGCCGCGGTGTCCACCGTCCTGAGCCCCGAGCCGTCGCCCTGCCCCCAGATCATGCGCTCATGGTAGGTCGGCGTGATCTTGCGCCGGTGGAGCACCAGGGAGCCGTCGCTGTCGAAGACGAGCTGCGCGTTGTAGAGCGTCCCGTGATCGCGCTCGTTCACGCCGAGCACCACGACCACCCCGTGCGCGCGCGCGGCGGCCGCCACGGCCCGCGTCACCGGGCCGGGGACGGTGACCGCCTCGTCGTAAAGGCGCATGTGCTCCTTCCCCATGGCGGGCGGCGGGAGCACGAAGGAGAAGTACGGGTAATAGGGGACGAACGCCTCAGGGAAGACGCACAGCTCGGCGCCTTCCTTCGCGGCCCTGGCGATCGCGGCGACGACTCGCTCGGTCGTCCCGTCCCGGCTCCCCAGGACGGGACTGGCCTGCACCGCGGCCGCCCGGACTTTGCGGTTGAACTCCATGGACGGCGCTCGGATCAGAGCGTCCAGGAGTGGACCATGAACGCGTTGTCCCGGCGGTGGATCAGCTGGATGTCGAGCACGTCGAGCGGGCTGATGGGCTTGATGCCCGGGATCAGCGCGTGCTCGCCGTGGCCGTAGAGCGCCTGCAGCGCGAACCGGCAGGCGTACACCTTGCCGCCCTCCTCCATGAACCGGCCGATCTGCTGGTTCACCGCGAGGTGCCCGGAGAACGCCTCGCTGCCGAGCTTGGGGAAGCCGCGCTGGAGCCCCAGCGTGACGCCCGGCCCATAGAGCAGGATGGATGTCTCAAACCCCTTACGTTGCAGGCGGATCGCCGTCAGCACGTTGACGAGGCCGATCGACCCTTCGAAGGCCACCGTGTGAAAGGTAACCAGCGCCTTCTCTCCCGGCTTCGCCTTGACGTCTTCGAAGACCTTCTCCTCGTAATCGACCAGGAAGTCACCAGCGTTGTAAGCGGGATACGTCGGCTTGGGCATTGGTTACCTCTCTCCTAGAATGAGTTAGTTGAGAACATAGTGGTTTTCTGGGCGCAAGGAAAATGCAGGAGCCATCCCTCTTTTGAGCGGGTGTCAGTCGCAGAGGGGCGCGGAGGGGGTGCGACTTTGGATCTGGCGCCGATGTCCGCAGCGCCCCGGTCGGCTGTTTGCCTGGGTCGTCGCGTGTGTCTCGAGCGCCTCGTCGGCTTCGTGCGCTTCGACGATCTCGACGGGTTCGACTCGTTCT
Protein-coding regions in this window:
- a CDS encoding methylenetetrahydrofolate reductase, giving the protein MVTKSKMERLLSERQFLVSAELTPPRHYDLEKLLKHARNMAGCVDVVQINDHLLSQARCANMAVGHFVKQEGLEPVLQFSLRHKNKIALQGDLLGMAALGLSNIIVLGGYPCAIGSDPDAKEVSDVDSYAAIELTRRLTREGKLFNGDVVSPAPYFHVGTIDFPCAEQAIPGAMDRLAAKIDAGASFIQVQAVFELAPMRRWMAAVVERRLHERAHFIAAIFPFAGVDRLSFLQKVPGLVVPEHLIERVRQSGDAEGESYRITLELVRGLRDIPGLSGIHMRSIGAEDWVPRLVDEAGLRRAS
- a CDS encoding MSMEG_0570 family nitrogen starvation response protein produces the protein MPEMRFVIEWPSGEQQVCYSPSLVVKEHLDVGESYDLDDFVSRCRTALDIASERVFKKYGFPCSLARAEAARIASAAARFHGRSGAKVRVLRFVE
- a CDS encoding MSMEG_0565 family glycosyltransferase → MSARAASGAPLSVALLTYSTKPRGGVVHTVELAEALHDLGVSVCIYALNKDQGGFYRAPRCPSVLVPAAPPQAGIDAVVKQRIAEFEDGLRRLGARHDVWHSQDCISANALAALRAEGRVPHFIRTVHHLDDYDSPYLRACQDRSVREADACLVVSEAWREALRAEHGVGAAIVPNGVSLRRYTSTPDERDEALRARLNATGSPLYVTVGGVEPRKNSIGLLKAFLSVRRRLPRAQLVIAGGETLFDYAPYQREFEAIAREGGVWPPPAGASPPPLVLAGVLPDALIPPLYRLADAFVFPSVREGFGLVLLEAMASGAPVVSSAQPPFTEFLADGESALLVDPSRTDDLAGAMEAILDEGVRRRLRAAGLETAARYTWDRSARIAAGVYREFLGSRRT
- a CDS encoding sll0787 family AIR synthase-like protein; this encodes MLGGIAAELRGAIGILAKRDVQIPARYLSGEAGAAGAALAASAGDTAAAAGPVALPAALGDDCAAIPDGDGYLLLAAEGIWPAFLEGDPRFAGYSAVMVNVSDVYAMGGRPIAVVDVVWGTSAGALEPVWEGMVAASRAYGVPIVGGHTSARSPYNALAVAIAGRARRLITSFAARPGDVLVAAIDLRGAMHAEHPFWNASTGADPARLRGDLEVLPALAEAGLCDAGKDISMGGVAGTLLMLLETSGAGAVLDLEAVPRPRDVPLARWLLAFPSYGFLLSVRPGVAGDVLSAFARRGIASAAVGAVDGSRRLTLQAAGERQTLWDLSAEPLTGLAREGAR
- a CDS encoding MSMEG_0567/Sll0786 family nitrogen starvation N-acetyltransferase, which encodes MTPRYSFELVQSRDTYLEYLRLRRAIFCDEQGLFKTTDEDDWDGSAFPIAALEHGAPGGPRLVGTVRIYEAEPGLWYGGRLGVERAHRKQGVVGRGLVHKAVTTAHGWGCRRFLALVQAANVPFFEGIHWRSLEERSHRERPHHLMEADLDSYPPSDEPRPPPGQRFR
- a CDS encoding Nit6803 family nitrilase, translated to MEFNRKVRAAAVQASPVLGSRDGTTERVVAAIARAAKEGAELCVFPEAFVPYYPYFSFVLPPPAMGKEHMRLYDEAVTVPGPVTRAVAAAARAHGVVVVLGVNERDHGTLYNAQLVFDSDGSLVLHRRKITPTYHERMIWGQGDGSGLRTVDTAAGRLGALACWEHYNPLARFALIAQHEQIHCSQFPGSLVGPIFAEQMEVTIRHHALESGCFVVNATAFLTPEQVREVAPNEQIQGVLRGGCMTAIVTPEGVHACPPVTDGEGMAVAELDFALITKRKRMMDAAGHYARPDLLRLWMDTAERSITLGAGSPKASSLAPAAVDHGYPDADHRAPIVRPEAG
- a CDS encoding MSMEG_0572/Sll0783 family nitrogen starvation response protein, encoding MPKPTYPAYNAGDFLVDYEEKVFEDVKAKPGEKALVTFHTVAFEGSIGLVNVLTAIRLQRKGFETSILLYGPGVTLGLQRGFPKLGSEAFSGHLAVNQQIGRFMEEGGKVYACRFALQALYGHGEHALIPGIKPISPLDVLDIQLIHRRDNAFMVHSWTL